CCGCCGCGGCATCGCCAGCACGCTCTACCTCGGCGTCGCGCCCGACCGCGCCGATCCAGCGCTCCTGCAAGCTCACGCCTGGCTCCGCGCCGGCGACAAGATCCTCACCGGTGAACTCGAAGCCGTCCGCCACCGCCCGCTCGCGTGGTTCGGCTGGGAGTCGCCGGACTGACCTGCTTCCCCATGCGCTGCCTCCGCCTGCCCTTTACCTTCGACCCCGAGAAACTCCGCGCCGACCTCGCGCTCGTCCGCGACGACGAATGGATTCCCCATGTGCAACGCCGCCACTATGAGGGCCTCTGGAGCGGCGCCGCGCTGCGCTCCCTCGGCGGCTCGCGCGACAACCTCGTGCCCGAGGCGCGCGATGGCCAGCGCTTTGCCGACACCGCGCTGCTCGCGCGCTGCCCGTATTTCCGCGCCGTGCTCGCGCACTTCCGCTGCCCGCTGAACGCCGTGCGCCTGCTGCGTCTCCAAGCCGGCTCGGCCATCGCCGAGCACGTCGACCACGCCCTCGATTTCGAGGACGGCGAAGTGCGCATCCACATCCCCATCGTCACGAGCGACGGCGTGCGTTTCATCCTCGACGGCTCGCGCCTCGTCCTCGCGCCGGGCGAGTGTTGGTATACGAACGTCAACCTGCCGCACGCCGTGGAAAACACCGGCACGGTCGACCGCATCCACCTCGTGCTCGACTGTGTCGTCGACGACTGGCTGCACCAGTTGTTCGCCTCCACTCCGGCGCCGCATTTTCCGAACCACACGGCCACTGTGCGTGGCGTCACAGGATCCAGCCTCGCGGTCCTACCGGTGTTTGCGGCCGTCGCACAAGAACTCGCCGCCGCGGGCGCACCGGTGACGTTCCGCAGTGAAGGCGCGACACTGATCCTGAACTGGGCCGGCATCTATTCCTGGCAAATCCGTCTGCGCCTGCCGGCGTCCGTCGACATCGCCAGCGACTGGTCGGCAGAGCTCGAAAGTTCGCCCGATCTGCACGGCGAACATCGCGGAGATTTCGTCGCGGTAATGGACGCGATCCGCCGCGAGTTCCCGCGCATCGAGGTTCATGCGGCCGGCGCGACATGAGCGTCGAAATCCCCTTCCGTCTCGCCCGTGGCGGCCTCGACGCCCGGCTCGAATGGATCGCA
This window of the Candidatus Didemnitutus sp. genome carries:
- a CDS encoding aspartyl/asparaginyl beta-hydroxylase domain-containing protein, which codes for MRCLRLPFTFDPEKLRADLALVRDDEWIPHVQRRHYEGLWSGAALRSLGGSRDNLVPEARDGQRFADTALLARCPYFRAVLAHFRCPLNAVRLLRLQAGSAIAEHVDHALDFEDGEVRIHIPIVTSDGVRFILDGSRLVLAPGECWYTNVNLPHAVENTGTVDRIHLVLDCVVDDWLHQLFASTPAPHFPNHTATVRGVTGSSLAVLPVFAAVAQELAAAGAPVTFRSEGATLILNWAGIYSWQIRLRLPASVDIASDWSAELESSPDLHGEHRGDFVAVMDAIRREFPRIEVHAAGAT